From the genome of Colletotrichum higginsianum IMI 349063 chromosome 4, whole genome shotgun sequence, one region includes:
- a CDS encoding CFEM domain-containing protein, translating into MEFASLVTRRPEHPDVLTIPTPPHQQTAVFITFFFPALSIAVFAARTYSRLTTRQWGLGMLFTGPEAQLCAVLMTPPFYIYLKLMYFGYRAVDVPETFDPAPAMWWFFMAQMFYNPVLAFVRASILVFLLRLGGQKPGVRWAIHGLNTVNAAMAIAIFLVALLQCLPIEANWDPVVKASARCVDNSFHVSISCLNVLMDVLVLLLPFWIFLGLKMPVGAKVAVICVFLVGVVYLSAFSVTVVAIIRLVAIYRLFYVPPDPNKDPFHDIGVVYNTVEVNLAIISSSAPALRPMFRKWWPKLFGAISSGKTGSSGLKYYGNSSRPRTTLREADNITLKDMRMTRSQHHTEIRSSSPSGSEEEIMTYNGIIRTTNVNLTYESNTSVGDDARSSTDFKTGEKPQTKGQVI; encoded by the exons ATGGAGTTCGCTTCACTCGTAACTCGACGGCCCGAGCACCCCGACGTGCTGACGATCCCGACTCCGCCGCACCAGCAGACCGCCGTCTTCATCACATTTTTCTTCCCCGCGCTGTCGATAGCAGTTTTCGCGGCTCGGACATACAGCAGACTAACAACTAGACAATGGGGTCTCGGTATGTTGTTTACGGGGCCGGAAGCCCAA CTATGCGCAGTGTTAATGACGCCGCCGTTTTATATAT ACTTGAAACTCATGTACTTCGGATACCGAGCCGTTGATGTTCCTGAAACCTTTGACCCGGCCCCCGCAATGTGGTGGTTCTTCATGGCCCAGATGTTTTACAACCCCGTGTTGGCTTTCGTCAGAGCCTCGATCCTGGTgttcctcctccgtctcgggGGGCAAAAGCCCGGTGTTCGGTGGGCGATCCACGGCTTAAAcaccgtcaacgccgccatggccattGCCATCTTCCTGGTGGCCCTCCTCCAATGCTTGCCGATCGAGGCCAACTGGGACCCAGTCGTCAAGGCGTCGGCACGATGCGTCGATAACTCTTTCCACGTCTCAATCTCTTGCCTCAACGTCCTGATGGATGTTCTCGTTCTTTTACTCCCGTTCTGGATCTTCCTGGGTCTCAAGATGCCTGTTGGTGCAAAGGTTGCCGTCATTTGCGTCTTCCTGGTCGGCGTAGT ATACCTATCTGCCTTCAGTGTCACCGTTGTCGCGATCATTCGCCTGGTAGCCATCTACAGACTCTTCTACGTCCCTCCCGACCCGAACAAAGACCCCTTCCACGACATCGGTGTCGTCTATAACACCGTCGAAGTCAACCTCGCCATCATCTCTTCCTCAGCCCCTGCCCTTCGTCCGATGTTCCGAAAGTGGTGGCCGAAGCTTTTCGGTGCCATCAGCTCCGGAAAGACAGGCAGCAGCGGACTCAAGTACTATGGCAACTCCTCCCGGCCTCGCACGACGCTCCGCGAGGCCGACAACATTACGCTCAAGGACATGCGGATGACGCGGTCGCAGCATCACACCGAGATCCGGAGCAGTTCCCCATCCGggtcggaggaggagatcatGACGTACAACGGCATCATCCGAACAACCAACGTCAACTTGACCTACGAGTCGAATACCAGCGTTGGGGACGACGCTCGATCCTCGACCGATTTCAAGACCGGAGAGAAGCCCCAGACCAAAGGGCAGGTGATCTGA
- a CDS encoding glutathione-dependent formaldehyde-activating enzyme, with protein sequence MAPSLHPLIDNGLTKGNPNFSGGKLRCHCKSRPVEVTLGGNVAHNHACGCSKCWKPSGALFSVVGVISRDQVKVTANGDKLRIIDDSAVILRNACRECGVHLFGRIEKPHAFKGLDFVHVELSDQKGWQEPQFAAFVSSIIEQGFHPNGIDEVRSKFKSLGLETYDALSPPLMDLIATWTAQQSGRLPAKL encoded by the coding sequence ATGGCGCCGTCTCTTCATCCATTGATCGATAATGGTCTGACCAAAGGGAACCCCAACTTCTCCGGGGGCAAGCTCCGCTGCCACTGCAAGAGCAGGCCGGTGGAGGTCACACTCGGAGGCAACGTCGCCCACAACCACGCCTGCGGATGCTCCAAATGCTGGAAGCCCTCCGGCGCCCTCTTCTCTGTCGTCGGCGTTATCTCCAGAGACCAGGTCAAGGTCACGGCCAACGGAGACAAGCtccgcatcatcgacgactCGGCAGTCATTCTCCGAAACGCCTGCAGGGAGTGCGGGGTTCACCTGTTCGGCCGTATCGAAAAGCCTCACGCGTTCAAAGGCTTGGACTTTGTCCATGTCGAGCTGTCGGACCAGAAGGGGTGGCAGGAGCCTCAGTTCGCCGCTTTCGTGTCGTCCATTATTGAGCAGGGATTCCACCCCAATGGCATCGACGAAGTTCGCAGCAAGTTCAAGTCCCTTGGCTTGGAGACATACGACGCTTTATCGCCTCCGTTGATGGATCTCATCGCTACGTGGACGGCGCAACAGTCTGGTCGACTTCCAGCCAAGTTGTAG
- a CDS encoding Monooxygenase, which yields MAEELDILILGAGISGVNAAYRVRNELPGCTFAVLEARDMVGGTWSYWKYPGFRSDSNMTNFGFAWHPWPHDKKIIEGAPIAAYIEDAVKTHHIDEHVRLRHKVLSSNWDSDEARWTLDCATPRGIKQFKAKYLFVCSGYYSYDKALDTQIPGIENFEGKTIHPQWWPEDLDYAGKRVVIIGSGATTMTLFPNIAKTASFTTILQRSPSYVFALAAESSVDKAAKKILPLFLANWFILLKDLALETVFIQFVLNFPALAKQFFRADAQRQLPKDYPVDIHFNPKYNPFEQRLNMCPDGDVFKTLHQQNTEIVTDHIETVTKDGILTKSGRHLPADIIITATGLHVQLFGGTDVTVDGVPVKVGDKYSWRGCMLDGVPNAAAIIGYVTQTWTPGADTVTRLFIRVIKEMRKTGAVSATPVLSEEEKKSSPRLPCVDATSNYFKRAHGRMPVVTNQGPWYGRKNLIVDKLALWFGSVRVGMDYRMATKSKEV from the coding sequence ATGGCAGAAGAGCTCGACATTCTCATCCTCGGTGCGGGCATCTCGGGCGTCAACGCCGCCTACCGCGTGCGGAACGAGCTGCCGGGATGCACCTTTGCGGTGCTGGAGGCGCGTGACATGGTCGGTGGGACGTGGTCGTACTGGAAGTATCCCGGGTTCCGCTCCGACTCGAACATGACCAACTTTGGCTTCGCGTGGCACCCGTGGCCCCACGACAAGAAGATCATCGAGGGCGCGCCCATCGCCGCCTACATCGAAGACGCCGTCAAGACGCACCACATCGACGAGCACGTCCGGTTGCGACACAAGGTCCTGTCGTCGAACTGGGACAGCGACGAGGCACGATGGACCCTTGACTGCGCCACGCCTCGGGGGATCAAGCAGTTCAAGGCCAAGTACCTCTTTGTGTGCTCAGGCTACTACTCGTACGACAAGGCGTTGGACACACAGATTCCTGGCATCGAGAACTTTGAGGGCAAGACGATTCACCCTCAATGGTGGCCCGAAGACCTCGACTACGCCGGAAAGCGtgtcgtcatcatcggctcGGGCGCCACCACCATGACGCTGTTTCCCAACATCGCCAAGACCGCCAGCTTCACCACGATCCTCCAGCGCAGCCCGTCCTACGTGTTCGCTCTAGCTGCAGAGTCGTCAGTGGACAAGGCAGCCAAGAAGATCCTCCCGTTGTTCTTGGCCAACTGGTTCATCCTGCTGAAGGATCTCGCCCTGGAGACCGTCTTCATTCAGTTTGTCCTCAACTTCCCCGCCTTGGCCAAGCAGTTCTTCAGGGCCGACGCCCAGCGCCAACTTCCCAAGGACTACCCCGTCGACATTCACTTCAACCCCAAGTACAATCCCTTTGAGCAGCGTCTCAACATGTGCCcggacggcgacgtcttCAAGACTCTCCATCAGCAAAACACGGAAATCGTCACGGACCACATCGAGACCGTCACCAAAGACGGCATCCTCACGAAGTCCGGGCGTCACCTCCCGGCCGACATCATAATCACCGCGACGGGTCTGCACGTGCAGCTCTTCGGTGGCACCGACGTGACCGTTGACGGCGTCCCGGTCAAGGTTGGCGACAAGTACAGCTGGCGCGGGTGCATGCTTGACGGCGTGCCCAATGCGGCGGCCATCATCGGCTACGTCACCCAGACCTGGacccccggcgccgacacGGTGACGCGGCTCTTCATCCGTGTCATCAAggagatgaggaagacgggTGCCGTATCTGCCACGCCCGTCTTgtcggaggaggaaaagaagagtTCGCCGAGGTTACCGTGCGTCGACGCCACGTCCAACTACTTCAAACGCGCGCATGGTCGGATGCCGGTGGTGACTAACCAGGGGCCATGGTACGGGAGGAAGAATCTCATCGTGGACAAGCTGGCACTTTGGTTCGGAAGCGTACGAGTGGGCATGGACTACCGCATGGCAACCAAGTCGAAGGAGGTTTGA
- a CDS encoding Alpha beta fold family produces MSTYQTVKTQYVAIDGNRVAYRRLGTKSTFPLLYINHLRGSMDTIDPLLMNSIARNREVIVYDSFGIGHSEGTVPPSTDTMASIAAKLLSALGISKADVIGFSMGGGVAQMLAWDYPQLVNKLVLAGTQPGVGEGVVLPPREVLEGAGAINDEPPTREEMFHLFFYPSESSLALGDAWWKRIHERKVDGEERKGHLVGAGAQAQLNAIFSFTVDTNNFERLKDIKAPTLVTNGHTDIMSPTSNSFTLQQNLRDAQLIIYPDAGHGHLFQVPELYAKHLELFLSDTR; encoded by the coding sequence ATGTCAACCTATCAGACAGTCAAGACACAATACGTCGCCATCGATGGCAACCGCGTTGCCTACCGGCGCCTCGGGACGAAAAGCACATTCCCGCTGCTCTACATCAACCACCTTCGCGGCTCTATGGACACGATCGACCCGCTCCTCATGAACTCGATCGCACGGAACAGAGAAGTGATCGTCTACGACAGCTTCGGCATTGGCCACAGCGAGGGTACCGTGCCCCCATCAACCGATACCATGGCCTCGATCGCCGCCAAGCTGCTCTCGGCCCTCGGCATCAGCAAGGCGGACGTGATCGGGTTCTCGATGGGAGGCGGCGTGGCCCAGATGCTGGCATGGGACTATCCTCAACTCGTCAACAAGCTGGTCCTCGCTGGTACTCAACCGGGCGTCGGAGAAGGCGTGGTCCTACCACCGCGAGAGGTGCTGGAAGGCGCTGGCGCAATCAACGACGAGCCGCCCACAAGGGAGGAAATGTTCCACCTCTTCTTCTACCCGTCCGAATCGAGCCTCGCGCTGGGAGACGCCTGGTGGAAACGCATCCACGAGCGCAAGgtggacggcgaggagcgcAAGGGGCATCTGGTGGGCGCGGGGGCTCAGGCCCAGCTGAACGCCATCTTCTCGTTCACCGTCGACACGAACAACTTTGAGCGCCTGAAGGATATCAAGGCTCCGACTTTAGTTACGAACGGTCACACGGACATCATGTCGCCCACCTCCAACAGCTTCACTCTACAGCAAAACCTGCGCGATGCTCAGCTTATCATCTACCCAGACGCCGGCCATGGACATCTGTTCCAAGTTCCGGAACTGTATGCCAAGCACCTCGAGTTGTTCCTTAGCGACACTAGGTAG
- a CDS encoding putative Alcohol dehydrogenase, with protein MKSYQFSSPAKGLEHRELPVPVPGESQLLVQIKAAGLCHTDCNIISGLDNTFFWNRPMTLGHEIAGVVAECGPGVSKFAVGDSVVAVITTKHPAEIGDVVQSPGIGRDGGFAEFVLLDEWKTLPMPDGITFAQAAVATDAVATAYHAVVTEGQISKSSRVAIIGLGGLGLSAVQIAFHLGAKVYGVDLHRRKFPVALKSGAHCCGRTMDDFPGVKFDVVFDFAGVGTTTAGAAKAVKAGGKVVLVGLSKKEATLDTHSFVTLGVRLVGCVGSSTEEVKEAMQLVADGIIKPDIEEIPFSNLPNELKRLERGEAIGRLYTDPSKSEIKLERLVAI; from the coding sequence ATGAAATCCTACCAATTCTCAAGCCCGGCCAAGGGCCTCGAACACCGAGAGCTTCCCGTGCCGGTTCCCGGGGAGAGCCAACTCCTTGTTCAAATCAAGGCAGCCGGGCTCTGCCACACTGATTGCAACATCATATCCGGCCTGGACAACACCTTTTTCTGGAACCGACCGATGACTCTTGGCCATGAGATCGCCGGCGTGGTCGCTGAGTGCGGTCCCGGCGTGTCCAAGTTCGCCGTCGGGGATTCCGTTGTGGCGGTGATCACGACCAAGCACCCAGCAGAGATCGGAGACGTTGTCCAAAGCCCCGGCATCGGGCGTGACGGCGGCTTCGCCGAGTTTGTGTTACTCGATGAATGGAAGACACTGCCCATGCCTGACGGCATCACGTTTGCGCAGGCGGCGGTCGCCACCGACGCCGTGGCAACGGCGTACCACGCTGTCGTTACTGAAGGCCAGATATCAAAGTCGTCAAGGGTCGCAATCATCGGTCTGGGCGGCTTGGGTCTCTCGGCCGTCCAGATCGCGTTTCACCTCGGCGCCAAGGTGTACGGGGTCGATCTACACCGCCGTAAATTCCCCGTAGCGCTGAAGTCCGGCGCCCACTGCTGCGGCAGGACGATGGACGACTTTCCGGGAGTCAAGTTTGACGTGGTGTTCGACTTTGCCGGTGTAGGCACGACGACTGCCGGAGCTGCCAAGGCTGTCAAAGCCGGCGGAAAGGTTGTCTTGGTTGGACTgtccaagaaggaggccacTCTGGACACACACTCCTTCGTTACCCTCGGCGTGCGACTTGTAGGCTGTGTCGGGTCTTCGACCGAGGAGGTCAAAGAAGCGATGCAGCTGGTCGCTGATGGGATCATTAAACCTGACATCGAAGAGATCCCGTTTAGCAACCTACCAAACGAACTGAAACGTCTTGAGAGGGGCGAAGCTATTGGACGGTTGTATACTGATCCGTCCAAGAGTGAGATCAAGCTTGAACGGCTAGTGGCAATTTGA
- a CDS encoding Sterigmatocystin 8-o-methyltransferase, whose protein sequence is MKDGGSEEIKGPVTPGSSLAVDDVPSHTLFHSEMSASAFVDTPFSSYLSSKMAAPQPTINDLAAKISELSAEFTRFLGENKIPQPTFAADSVTSYDGLTSEAFLLRQKLLDAATDLSYLVSGPSESIFNYTHNCMPDATALNILNHFDFWSVVPLEGSASYADIAKHTDLPEEVVHRVLEHAYTLRIFEETDPTKPLTTRVRHTARSAALAKNGGLRALVAALMNDAGPPMTVLHAALEKFQRGRTELREDMSETAFALYHSGALCGGYGNSWELLENDGEGENKGWRQRNFVQFMNYIKEIFRLEGLVNTAYDWKAAGDLSVVDLGGSGGHDSFVLAKNFPNLKITVQDLPNCQSSFDKNIPEELKGRVAFQAHSFFEPQPLQADLYMIKLILHDWPDAESVKILQGLRPALRPGAKVLFIDYVGKQGDVEENAAAAAALPKSIQQMGTSTDLRMMALFSAKERPVDAWRQLFKKADERYELKRVEANPLSFFVIIEAVWRG, encoded by the exons ATGAAGGATGGTGGCAGCGAGGAAATAAAGGGACCAGTCACCCCCGGGAGCTCCCTCGCGGTAGATGACGTTCCTTCTCACACACTCTTCCATTCGGAAATGTCTGCTTCTGCTTTCGTAGATACCCCTTTCAGTTCTTATTTGTCTTCCAAAATGGCTGCGCCTCAGCCCACAATCAACGACCTCGCGGCCAAGATCAGCGAGCTCTCGGCCGAGTTCACGCGCTTCCTGGGCGAGAACAAGATCCCCCAGCCCACGTTTGCCGCCGACAGTGTGACGAGCTACGACGGCCTCACGTCGGAGGCGTTCCTCCTGCGCCAGAAGCTGCTGGACGCGGCGACGGATCTCTCGTACCTGGTCTCGGGGCCGAGCGAGAGTATCTTCAACTACACCCACAAC TGCATGCCCGATGCCACTGCGCTCAACATCCTCAACCACTTTGACTTCTGGTCCGTCGTGCCCCTCGAAGGCTCGGCCTCGTACGCCGACATCGCGAAGCACACCGACCTGCCGGAAGAAGTGGTGCaccgcgtcctcgagcacGCCTACACACTGCGCATCTTCGAGGAGACGGACCCCACCAAGCCCCTGACGACGCGTGTGCGGCACACGGCGCGGTCGGCGGCGCTCGCCAAGAACGGCGGCCTCCGGGCGCTGGTCGCGGCGCTCATGAACGACGCGGGCCCGCCGATGACGGTGCTGCACGCGGCGCTCGAGAAGTTCCAGCGCGGGCGGACGGAGCTGAGGGAGGACATGAGCGAGACGGCGTTCGCGCTGTACCACTCGGGCGCGCTCTGCGGCGGGTACGGCAACTCGTGGGAGCTGCTTGAgaacgacggcgagggcgagaacAAGGGCTGGCGCCAGAGGAACTTTGTGCAGTTCATGAACTACATCAAGGAGATCTTCCggctcgagggcctcgtgAACACCGCCTACGACTGGAAGGCCGCCGGTGACCTCAGCGTCGTTGAC CTCGGCGGATCCGGGGGCCACGACAGCTTCGTGCTGGCCAAGAACTTCCCCAACCTCAAGATCACGGTGCAGGACCTGCCCAACTGCCAGTCCTCCTTCGACAAGAACATCcccgaggagctcaagggcCGCGTCGCCTTCCAGGCGCACAGCTTCTTCGAGCCTCAGCCTCTGCAGGCGGACCTGTACATGATCAAGCTGATCCTCCACGACTGGCCCGACGCGGAGTCGGTCAAGATCCTCCAGGGCTTGAGGCCGGCCCTGCGGCCGGGCGCCAAGGTGCTCTTCATCGACTACGTCGGGAAgcagggcgacgtcgaggagaacgcggcggcggcggcggcgctgcccAAGTCGATCCAGCAGATGGGCACCTCGACGGACCTGCGGATGATGGCCCTGTTCAGCGCCAAGGAGCGGCCCGTCGACGCGTGGAGGCAGCTGTTCAAGAAGGCGGACGAGAGGTACGAGCTGAAGCGCGTCGAGGCCAACCCGCTGTCGTTCTTTGTCATTATCGAGGCCGTCTGGCGCGGTTGA